The DNA region TGTCATTCTCGATTCCGATGATTCCGAGCAGATTGAATACTGCGACAAGATTGTGGCCAAGATGAACGCTCAGATTCTCAAACGCGGCATCCTTCCCCACCACCGCTTTATCGATTGCTTCGGCAATTATACCATGAGTTTCGATCAACTGGCCGAACATCTGAGTTCCCGCCGCAAGGAAATCTTTGTGGATCAATCCCAGATACTGAGCTCACGAATGCTGGTCGGAAGCGACAGATTGGAGCGCAAACTTCAGGAGAAAATAATCGGCCCCCTTATCTTTGCCCGGGGAAAAGAATACATCGACTACATGAGAGAAGAGATTAAGTCTCGCCACCTGACCGCGGATCCGGATCATATGAATGATGTCAAAGAATGCCCCGGCGGACTGCGCGATATTGAGATGCTTCTGCTTCTATATAAAACCAAGCATATGACACGCGACCCGCTCTCGCGGAAATTCCTCCAGGTCTTGCTGGAGATTGAACCGGAACATGCCGGCGATTTGAGATTCTTAAGGGATCATCTCAACTTTGTCAAAAAGCTCCGCGACCTCTACCGCCTGAAAGTAGCCGCTCATAATATTATCAGCCGCGAGACTCTGCGGCCGGTCGCCGCCAGCATGGGATATGGTGATGATGATGACGCCGCCGGCAAATTATACGGCGATTTCCTGAAAAGAACCGAAAAAGCCTCAGGAATTATTAAAAAACTGTCAGATAAAATCAGAATTTAGCACGATATTGGGGAGCATGGGGGAATGCCTTTTCCGGGCATTAAGCCCCAATATTAAGCAGCTTGTCCATCTTGACCTTATGGTGCTGAAGGCCGACCTCTTGCGGCGCCAGGCCCTGCGCCAATCCCAGAAGCTGGAAAGCATAAACCACCGGGATATTGAAGGATTTCTTATATTTCCTTCCCAGAAGTATCTGTCCGGTGTCAAATTCATCAAAGCAGGTTGGACATATCAGCCCCATGCAATCAGCGCCGCTGCCGACTACATCTTCAAGAATATCGATCACCATTTGGTCGGAAATGGAATTATCCATGCAGGCGCGTCCGCAGCAAAGCAGAGTTTTATCGTGATGAATCGGCTCGCAGCCGATCGCCTTGAGCAGGTTATCCAGGATGGTCGGCCGGTCGGGATCGTCAACCCGCATGACGCGGGAGGGTTTCAACAGGTGGCAGCCATAGTGCACCGCAACTTTCAGCCCTGTGAGCGGTCGGGTGACTGTCCCGGCGATTCGCTCCATGCCGAAATCATCCCGCAGAACCGTCACCGCATGACGCACATTGACCGTCCCTTTGTATTGCCGTCCGATTCTTTTTAACCGGTCATTGATTTCGGCTCTTAAGGCCGCATCTTCTTTCAGCGCCAGATTCACTTCCGAAAGCGTGGCGGTACAGCCGGAA from Candidatus Zixiibacteriota bacterium includes:
- a CDS encoding CoB--CoM heterodisulfide reductase iron-sulfur subunit B family protein — its product is MSDVKYTPFFGCMMTTKYPWFEAAVRRTFDKMGIELVDRDGFTCCPDPIYFQAHDKMEWYTIAARNISLAEEAGYDIITTCSGCTATLSEVNLALKEDAALRAEINDRLKRIGRQYKGTVNVRHAVTVLRDDFGMERIAGTVTRPLTGLKVAVHYGCHLLKPSRVMRVDDPDRPTILDNLLKAIGCEPIHHDKTLLCCGRACMDNSISDQMVIDILEDVVGSGADCMGLICPTCFDEFDTGQILLGRKYKKSFNIPVVYAFQLLGLAQGLAPQEVGLQHHKVKMDKLLNIGA